One Diospyros lotus cultivar Yz01 chromosome 1, ASM1463336v1, whole genome shotgun sequence genomic window carries:
- the LOC127796727 gene encoding monocopper oxidase-like protein SKU5 — translation MESQSHLLRFIHIAVLLGLCLAADPFANFELELSYLTLSPLAVPQQVIAVNGKFPGPTLNVTTNYNVVVNVKNKLDEDLLITWPGVQMRRASWQDGVLGTNCPIPPKWNWTYQFQVKDQIGSFFYFPSLHLQRAAGGFGSFIITNREIIPLPFNTPDGDIVIMIGDWYTQNHSALRATLGAGEDLGMPDGVLINGKGPYQYNATLVPDGIDYETINVDPGKTYRIRVHNVGVSTCLNFRIQNHNLLLAETEGHYTTQQNYTSLDIHVGQSYSFLVTMDQNASSDYYIVASARFVNQSLWQRVTGVAILHYSNSQGKAAGPLPDPPNDFYDTSFAVNQALSIRQNVSASGARPNPQGSFHYGSINVTDVYILRSMPPVVIDGKLQATFNGISFVNPETPIRLADQFNVRGAYKLDFPSRPLTGPPRRDRSLLNATYKGFIEVILQNNDTVVQSFHMDGYSFFVVGMAYGEWTENNRNSYNKWDAISRCTTQVFPGGWTAVLVSLDNVGVWNLRVENLDRWYLGQETYMRIINPEESNKTELAAPDNVLYCGDLGHMQKPQKTTSSASVVAESKLYLMLLAIIVYAVLSI, via the exons ATGGAGTCGCAATCACATTTGCTGCGTTTCATCCACATTGCCGTCCTGCTTGGCCTCTGCTTGGCCGCCGACCCGTTCGCCAATTTTGAATTGGAGCTTTCTTACCTCACCCTTTCCCCTTTGGCCGTCCCTCAACAg GTCATTGCAGTTAATGGAAAGTTCCCTGGCCCAACTCTTAATGTTACTACTAACTACAATGTCGTGGTAAATGTGAAAAACAAATTAGATGAAGATCTGCTAATTACTTG GCCTGGGGTACAAATGCGTCGTGCTTCTTGGCAAGATGGAGTTCTGGGCACGAATTGCCCCATTCCTCCAAAGTGGAACTGGACCTATCAGTTTCAGGTTAAGGATCAGATTGGTAGCTTCTTCTATTTCCCGTCTCTCCATCTTCAGAGAGCAGCTGGTGGCTTTGGTTCTTTTATTATCACTAATAGGGAAATCATTCCGCTGCCTTTTAATACTCCGGATGGGGATATTGTCATTATGATTGGTGATTGGTACACTCAGAACCATTCG GCACTGAGAGCAACCCTTGGTGCTGGAGAGGACCTTGGGATGCCAGACGGAGTTCTCATTAATGGGAAGGGACCGTACCAGTATAATGCTACGCTGGTCCCTGATGGCATTGATTATGAAACCATTAATGTTGACCCAG GGAAGACTTACAGAATTCGTGTGCACAATGTGGGAGTCTCTACTTGTTTGAACTTTCGGATCCAGAACCATAATCTGCTTCTAGCAGAAACGGAGGGTCATTACACAACCCAACAAAACTATACTAGTTTAGATATCCATGTTGGGCAATCTTATTCTTTTCTTGTTACCATGGATCAGAACGCTAGTAGCGATTACTATATAGTGGCAAGTGCTAGGTTTGTGAATCAGTCTCTTTGGCAAAGAGTTACTGGTGTTGCTATCTTGCACTACTCAAATTCTCAAGGAAAAGCAGCTGGTCCTCTACCTGATCCACCCAATGATTTTTATGATACATCCTTTGCAGTGAACCAGGCATTGTCCATCAG GCAAAATGTATCTGCTAGTGGAGCTCGCCCGAACCCACAAGGTTCATTTCATTATGGATCGATCAATGTGACGGATGTGTATATTTTAAGAAGCATGCCACCAGTGGTGATTGATGGGAAACTCCAAGCCACATTTAATGGAATTTCATTCGTCAATCCTGAAACACCAATTAGGCTGGCCGACCAGTTTAATGTTAGAGGTGCCTACAAGTTGGATTTCCCAAGCAGACCATTGACTGGGCCACCCCGGAGGGATAGATCTCTCCTTAATGCTACATATAAAGGTTTCATTGAAGTCATATTGCAAAACAATGATACAGTAGTCCAGAGCTTTCACATGGACGGTTATTCGTTTTTTGTTGTTGG GATGGCATATGGGGAATGGACAGAAAACAACAGGAATTCATATAACAAGTGGGATGCAATATCTCGGTGCACAACACAG GTTTTCCCTGGGGGATGGACTGCAGTTTTAGTTTCTCTGGACAATGTTGGAGTATGGAATCTTAGAGTAGAAAATCTAGATAGATGGTATCTGGGTCAAGAAACATACATGAGGATTATAAATCCTGAAGAATCTAACAAAACTGAATTAGCTGCGCCTGATAATGTTCTCTACTGCGGTGATCTTGGCCACATGCAGAA GCCTCAAAAAACCACATCTTCAGCATCAGTTGTCGCAGAGTCAAAGCTGTATCTCATGCTGCTTGCTATAATAGTTTATGCTGTCCTCTCAATTTGA